GCTCTTCGATCAGCAAAAAGTGTGGCAAAACCGGCGTGACCTGCTCACTCAGGCACTACAGCGGCTTTCTCTTCAACAGCTACAGCAGGCCGTACGCTTGCTAACGCAGGTGGAAATAACCTTAAAGCAAGACTATGGTCAGTCCGTTTGGTCTGAACTGGAATCGCTTGCCATGCTGCTGTGCGGCAAAGCCTTGCCGGAGGCATTCATCTGAATACGTCACCCGCAGCGCCATCCCTGACCGCGTTTTTTGGCGGCACATTTGACCCGATTCATTACGGTCACCTTCAGCCAGTGACCGCACTGGCAAAGCTCGTGGGGCTGACTCAAGTCGTCCTGATGCCCAATAACGTTCCGCCGCACCGGCAGCAGCCCGAAGCCAGTTCCCGGCAGCGTTTTCATATGGCTGAGCTGGCTGTTGAAGGCAACCCGCTATTTACCGTGGACGATCGTGAACTGCAACGGCAAACGCCCTCCTATACCATCGATACGCTGGAAGCGCTGCGGGCTGAAAAAGGCCGAGATGCGCCACTGGGCTTTATCATCGGACAAGATTCGCTGCTAACGCTGCACCACTGGCACCGCTGGCAGGATCTGCTTAGCGTCTGCCATTTGCTGGTATGCGCTCGGCCCGGCTATCGCTCGACGTTAGAAACGCCCGAACTACAGCAGTGGCTGGACGATCATCTGACGCACACGCCGGACGATCTTCATCAGCAACCGCAGGGACGGATTTTTTTAGCAGACACGCCGCTGGTCACCATTTCCGCCACGGACATTCGCCAGCGTCGCCAGCAAGGTCTGGACTGTCGCGATTTATTACCTCCCGCCGTGCTCAGCTACATCGACGAAAGCGGCCTGTACCAATAACGCCGCTTTTCCTGCCCATCAGCCACGGGCTTTATACCACTCGGTAAAAGTGCGTGATATACTCCGCGGCTGGTTTCAATCACCGGAAAAAGCGGAAATTCTCGGCAATTACTCGGTGATTCACCTTTTTCCTAAACAATTCAGCGCCACACGCGTTCGTCAGTTG
The nucleotide sequence above comes from Pectobacterium brasiliense. Encoded proteins:
- the nadD gene encoding nicotinate-nucleotide adenylyltransferase, with the translated sequence MRQSLAGGIHLNTSPAAPSLTAFFGGTFDPIHYGHLQPVTALAKLVGLTQVVLMPNNVPPHRQQPEASSRQRFHMAELAVEGNPLFTVDDRELQRQTPSYTIDTLEALRAEKGRDAPLGFIIGQDSLLTLHHWHRWQDLLSVCHLLVCARPGYRSTLETPELQQWLDDHLTHTPDDLHQQPQGRIFLADTPLVTISATDIRQRRQQGLDCRDLLPPAVLSYIDESGLYQ